Within the Deltaproteobacteria bacterium genome, the region CCTGCCCAGGGAGCCAAATAGTCCGCCGTACGAACCGAGGCCCGCTTCGGTAAGCAGTACCAGACCTCGATCGTGCGGCGATCGTGGATAAGCACCTTCTTCACCACTCGGCGGAGAAGGTGCTTTTTTTGCGGGTTCGTCCCGTTCGCCATCGTCTCGTCGAACTCCCTCAGGATCTCTTCGAGCATCTCCTTGTCGACCGGCGGGATCGTAAGCCGGCCTTTCCGGGCAGCCAGTTCTTTTCTCTCGATCTCCAGCGCTTCCAGGGTGGCGGTGAGGTCCTTGACCTTCTGGTTGCATAGGTCGGGCTTCATGGTCCCGGCCTCGAACGCTTCGAAGTACCGGTCGAGCTTGGCCCGTGCCTTGGCGATCTGACTCTCGATCCGGGCGAGCTCCTTCTTCAGGGCGGGTTTCTCCGCGACCAGCAGCTCGTTCGCCTTTGCCCACAGGCGGGCCATGAAATCCTCGTCCCGGAGCATCGTCCGGATGTCCTTGATGATCGCCGCCTCGAGGAGGTCGGCCCGCACGTAGTCCTGGTCGCATTCGCGGATGCGCCAGCGCTTGTTGCAGAGGTAGTAGGGGAACTTGCGGCCATGATTACGTGTGCTCACCCCGACCATGTGGGTCTTGCACTTGGCGCAGTAGATGATGCCGGCCAACAGTCGTTCTTCCCCGTTGTCGAACCGGCGGCCGCTCAAGGTCTCCACGCGGTCTTTGAGGAGCCCCTTGGTCTTGTCGAAGAGGGCCTCGGAGACGATGGGCTGGTGGGTTCCCTCGTAGATCACCTCGCGCCAGCGGATCTTCCCCACGTAGATCGGGTTCCTGACCAT harbors:
- a CDS encoding recombinase family protein, with product YTRISTDEDHQKYSLGAQSERLEAYCKSQYGDDWRLHKLFRDTESGTHMNRPGLEEMLYDAGARAFDTLLVFRVDRLSRKVRELAMMVDELTKNGIALKSITEPFDTANAAGKMMLQMLGVFAEFEHATIVERTKVGMEKKAKGGKFVGGNVPYGFTLDPEKGLVINEEEALIVRKMFQMYAFGREGMQTICHKLNEAGHRKRSGQKWTKQVILHMVRNPIYVGKIRWREVIYEGTHQPIVSEALFDKTKGLLKDRVETLSGRRFDNGEERLLAGIIYCAKCKTHMVGVSTRNHGRKFPYYLCNKRWRIRECDQDYVRADLLEAAIIKDIRTMLRDEDFMARLWAKANELLVAEKPALKKELARIESQIAKARAKLDRYFEAFEAGTMKPDLCNQKVKDLTATLEALEIERKELAARKGRLTIPPVDKEMLEEILREFDETMANGTNPQKKHLLRRVVKKVLIHDRRTIEVWYCLPKRASVRTADYLAPWAGLEPAT